One window from the genome of Amaranthus tricolor cultivar Red isolate AtriRed21 chromosome 9, ASM2621246v1, whole genome shotgun sequence encodes:
- the LOC130823667 gene encoding chromatin remodeling protein EBS-like translates to MAKTRPGKRDLDSYTIKGTNKVVRVGDCVMMRPADVGKPPYVARVEKIEADSRNNVKVKVRWYYRPEESLGGRRQFHGAKELFLSDHHDVQSANTIEGKCTVHSFKNYTKLENVGTDDYFCRFEYKAATGAFTPDRVAVYCKCEMPYNPDDLMVQCDGCKDWFHPSCMGMTIEEAKKLDHFLCSDCVAEDDPKKGGNTFSASPMADGKPDNKRRKR, encoded by the exons ATGGCAAAAACTCGCCCAGGAAAGCGAGACCTTGACTCATACACCATTAAAGGAACCAACAAGGTTGTTAGAG TTGGAGATTGTGTTATGATGAGGCCTGCTGATGTGGGAAAACCACCATATGTTGCTCGTGTTGAAAAGATAGAAGCAGATAGCAGAAACAATGTGAAGGTGAAAGTTAGATGGTATTATAGACCAGAAGAATCGTTGGGAGGAAGAAGGCAATTTCATGGTGCTAAAGAATTGTTCTTGTCTGACCATCATGATGTACAAAGTGCTAATACAATTGAAGGGAAGTGTACTGTTCATTCTTTCAAGAACTACACTAAACTTGAGAATGTTGGTACTGATGATTACTTCTGTAGATTTGAATATAAAGCTGCTACTGGTGCTTTTACTCCTGATCGTGTTGCTGT GTATTGCAAATGTGAAATGCCTTATAATCCTGACGACCTTATGGTGCAATGTGATGGTTGTAAGGACTG GTTTCATCCTTCTTGCATGGGCATGACAATTGAAGAAGCAAAGAAGTTGGATCACTTTTTATGCTCGGATTGTGTTGCTGAAGATGATCCGAAAAAAGGGGGCAACACATTTTCAGCATCTCCTATGGCTGATGGCAAG CCTGATAACAAGAGGAGGAAGAGATGA